In Halanaerobiales bacterium, one DNA window encodes the following:
- a CDS encoding TRAM domain-containing protein — MNKEVKNLKKGDIIEIEIDDLAYGGDRVGHYQGIAVFINRGVVGELVKAKIYKFKKNYIRAEFLEVIEKSAKRVEPPCEIYEKCGGCQLQEINYDYQLELKNKIIKDQLNKIGELKNFNLNNISGMDYPWHYRNKAQFPLKENNEGEIMAGFFKRRSHDIVPLDNCPIQHQLINRITTKTLELL; from the coding sequence GTGAATAAAGAAGTTAAAAATTTAAAAAAAGGTGATATAATAGAAATTGAAATTGATGACCTGGCTTATGGAGGAGATAGGGTTGGCCATTATCAAGGTATAGCTGTTTTTATTAACAGAGGTGTTGTTGGGGAATTAGTTAAAGCAAAGATCTATAAATTTAAAAAAAATTATATAAGAGCAGAATTTTTAGAAGTAATAGAAAAGTCTGCTAAAAGGGTAGAACCTCCCTGTGAGATTTATGAAAAGTGTGGAGGATGTCAGTTGCAGGAGATTAATTATGACTATCAATTGGAATTAAAAAATAAAATAATAAAAGATCAGTTAAATAAAATTGGAGAATTAAAAAATTTTAATTTAAATAATATTAGTGGTATGGATTATCCCTGGCATTATAGAAATAAAGCTCAATTTCCTTTAAAAGAAAATAATGAAGGAGAAATTATGGCTGGATTTTTTAAAAGAAGAAGCCATGATATTGTTCCCCTGGATAATTGCCCTATTCAACATCAATTGATAAATAGAATTACTACTAAAACTTTAGAGTTATTGAA